A window from uncultured Desulfobacter sp. encodes these proteins:
- a CDS encoding ABC transporter substrate-binding protein, with protein sequence MKHFNLVFYAVFLFWTVPVQSYAGHVVTDAADRSIQVDKPFTRIISLYGAHTRNLQTLGLDDEIIGICPMDKWAGKSTFSYHDGLEKFLAARPDLVLIRPMIDRAYASLVKGLERSGIVVVSLQPGSVDEMFEYWLALGTLTGKADQAHQMITTFKEDVAGILSVTRKLPDKKRVYFEAIHNRMKTFTHGSMPIFALETAGGVNIAQDAPSVRGTNIAFYGKERILSHAHEIDVFLAQKGAMNQPTINMIKAEPGFDVIRAVKDDQIFIVDEKIVSRPTMDLLKGIHTIAEILYPGIIEKGGVQ encoded by the coding sequence ATGAAGCACTTTAATTTAGTATTTTATGCAGTTTTTTTGTTTTGGACTGTGCCGGTGCAAAGTTATGCAGGGCATGTTGTCACCGATGCCGCCGATCGCAGCATCCAGGTTGATAAGCCTTTTACCCGGATTATAAGCCTCTATGGTGCCCATACCCGGAATTTGCAGACCCTGGGGCTTGACGACGAAATCATTGGCATCTGTCCCATGGACAAGTGGGCCGGAAAATCCACATTTTCATACCATGACGGGCTTGAAAAATTTCTGGCGGCCCGGCCGGATCTGGTGTTGATCCGACCCATGATCGACAGGGCCTATGCCTCACTGGTAAAGGGTTTGGAACGATCGGGTATTGTTGTTGTTTCCCTTCAGCCCGGCAGCGTGGACGAGATGTTTGAGTACTGGCTGGCTCTGGGAACCCTGACCGGGAAAGCGGATCAGGCACATCAGATGATCACAACGTTCAAGGAAGACGTTGCCGGAATTTTGTCGGTGACTCGAAAGCTTCCGGATAAAAAACGCGTTTATTTTGAAGCCATCCATAACCGGATGAAAACCTTTACACACGGCAGCATGCCCATCTTTGCCCTGGAAACGGCCGGCGGGGTAAACATTGCCCAGGACGCCCCGTCCGTGAGGGGCACCAATATCGCCTTTTACGGCAAGGAGCGGATTCTATCCCATGCCCATGAAATTGATGTTTTCCTGGCCCAGAAAGGGGCCATGAACCAGCCCACAATCAATATGATCAAAGCGGAGCCCGGATTTGATGTGATCCGGGCGGTAAAGGACGATCAGATATTCATTGTGGATGAAAAAATCGTATCCCGGCCCACCATGGATCTGCTCAAAGGGATTCACACCATTGCGGAGATCCTCTATCCGGGAATCATTGAAAAAGGCGGTGTGCAATGA
- a CDS encoding cobyrinate a,c-diamide synthase: MKGIVVAGVSSGCGKTTITLGLMAAFKRRGLRVAPFKAGPDFIDPGHHTAITGVAGRNLDGWMLEKQTNLDIFRQNTGEADIAVVEGVMGLFDGYDGRTEAGSTAQLAKWLDLQVILVVDARSMARSAGALVQGFENFDPDLKFAGVLFNKVGSHVHLDYLTQALEGNVKMPCLGGVGRNQDVEIPSRHLGLVTSDDHGLNDQMQNALADLVENCMDLDGLIASLPYVPAETPPPPKKKPPFVRIAVARDAAFCFYYTENIELLEQAGAQIVYFSPLSDADLPDDIDGLYLGGGYPELHAATLAQNTGFRQAVATACQNNMPIYAECGGFMTLCRTLEDLDGKSHDMVGCFDFTCRMSNRLRALGYREITLGRDTILGPAGVTARGHEFHYSSLDDHMEKTVYNGSDRTGRTRTVPGFEKNRTLGSYLHLHFKSNSDVPIHFVQACSQYQKERKTSRK; the protein is encoded by the coding sequence ATGAAGGGGATTGTGGTTGCAGGCGTTTCTTCCGGATGCGGAAAAACTACGATAACCCTGGGGTTGATGGCGGCATTCAAACGCCGGGGACTGCGGGTTGCCCCCTTTAAAGCCGGACCGGATTTCATTGATCCGGGACACCACACGGCCATCACAGGTGTTGCCGGTCGTAATCTGGACGGGTGGATGCTGGAAAAACAGACCAACCTGGATATTTTCAGGCAAAATACCGGTGAAGCCGACATTGCGGTCGTGGAAGGGGTGATGGGGCTGTTTGATGGATATGACGGCAGAACCGAGGCCGGTTCCACGGCCCAGCTGGCCAAATGGCTGGATCTGCAAGTAATTTTGGTGGTGGATGCCCGGAGCATGGCCAGAAGTGCAGGAGCCCTGGTTCAGGGTTTTGAAAATTTTGACCCGGACCTTAAATTTGCCGGGGTGCTGTTTAACAAGGTGGGAAGCCACGTCCATTTGGACTATCTGACCCAGGCTCTGGAAGGCAATGTGAAAATGCCGTGCCTGGGCGGTGTGGGGCGGAATCAGGATGTAGAAATACCTTCCCGGCACCTGGGCCTTGTCACCAGCGACGACCATGGCCTGAATGACCAGATGCAAAATGCCCTGGCCGATTTGGTTGAAAATTGCATGGACCTTGATGGTCTGATTGCGTCACTGCCATATGTGCCTGCAGAGACGCCGCCGCCCCCAAAAAAGAAACCGCCATTTGTGCGCATCGCCGTGGCCCGGGATGCTGCATTCTGTTTCTATTATACCGAAAATATAGAGCTGCTGGAACAGGCCGGTGCCCAAATCGTTTACTTTTCGCCCCTTTCGGACGCCGATTTGCCGGACGATATAGACGGCCTATACCTTGGCGGCGGATATCCGGAACTGCATGCAGCAACTCTTGCACAAAATACCGGATTTCGCCAGGCGGTTGCGACGGCCTGCCAAAACAATATGCCCATCTACGCCGAATGCGGCGGGTTCATGACCCTTTGCCGGACCCTGGAAGATTTAGACGGAAAGAGCCACGACATGGTCGGCTGTTTTGACTTTACCTGCCGTATGTCCAATCGGCTGCGGGCCCTTGGATACCGGGAAATCACCCTGGGCCGGGATACAATCCTGGGGCCGGCCGGTGTCACCGCCCGGGGACATGAATTCCATTACTCCAGCCTGGATGACCATATGGAAAAAACAGTGTATAATGGTAGTGACAGGACCGGCCGCACACGAACCGTGCCGGGATTCGAAAAGAACCGGACCCTTGGCAGCTACCTGCACCTGCATTTTAAAAGCAATTCGGACGTGCCGATCCATTTTGTACAGGCGTGTTCGCAATACCAGAAAGAAAGGAAAACTTCTCGTAAATGA
- a CDS encoding precorrin-8X methylmutase — MKPHEIEAKSFAIIDAEAGPHKFDPDAWKIVRRMIHTTADFEYMNMVRIANNAVAAGVNAIRNGCTVITDTNMAKTGIRKDLLAGFGGRCECLMADPEVGALAKQRGVTRARVAVEKAAPMMENGIYVVGNAPTALLHLLEMINRKEAHPALVVGLPVGFVNAAESKAALMETKVPYISNVGRKGGSNVAASVINAMALIAGERR, encoded by the coding sequence ATGAAGCCCCATGAAATTGAAGCAAAAAGTTTTGCCATCATTGATGCGGAGGCAGGGCCGCATAAATTTGATCCGGATGCGTGGAAAATTGTGCGGCGCATGATTCATACCACAGCGGATTTTGAATATATGAATATGGTCCGGATCGCCAACAATGCCGTGGCGGCCGGGGTAAACGCCATCCGGAACGGATGCACCGTGATCACGGACACCAATATGGCAAAAACCGGAATCCGCAAAGATCTGTTAGCAGGATTTGGCGGCCGGTGTGAATGCCTCATGGCAGATCCCGAGGTGGGGGCTTTGGCAAAGCAACGGGGAGTGACCCGGGCAAGGGTGGCGGTGGAAAAGGCTGCACCCATGATGGAAAACGGTATTTATGTGGTGGGCAATGCCCCCACGGCACTGCTGCATCTGCTGGAGATGATAAACAGAAAAGAGGCTCATCCTGCACTGGTTGTGGGGCTTCCCGTGGGATTTGTCAATGCGGCGGAATCCAAGGCCGCTTTGATGGAGACCAAGGTGCCGTATATCTCAAATGTGGGCCGCAAGGGCGGCTCCAATGTGGCGGCAAGTGTGATTAATGCCATGGCATTAATTGCAGGTGAAAGGAGGTAA
- the cobI gene encoding precorrin-2 C(20)-methyltransferase produces the protein MNQGILYGIGVGPGDPDFITLKAVEILKKVDMVFAASSTKNSHSLAAQIAKPHLRASVPIQRLPFPMTRDKQAKEAAWQDNAETVIRELEQSKHVAFITLGDCMTYSTYGYLIKYIKRLAPHIEICSIPGITSYQAAAARINTPLVEGEESMVLFSGVMGGDKFRQISDHADNVIFLKAYKNAGDIAKALDEAGRAGKSVGIVKCGLEDEQIVSDVNTFAGKKPDYWTLIISKKNGHCVES, from the coding sequence ATGAACCAGGGTATTTTATACGGTATTGGTGTGGGGCCCGGTGATCCGGATTTCATAACCTTAAAGGCCGTTGAAATTTTAAAAAAGGTGGACATGGTGTTTGCCGCATCCTCCACAAAAAATTCCCACAGTCTGGCGGCTCAGATCGCCAAGCCCCATTTAAGGGCGTCGGTGCCCATTCAAAGGCTTCCTTTCCCCATGACCCGGGACAAGCAGGCCAAGGAAGCCGCATGGCAGGATAACGCCGAAACCGTCATCAGGGAATTGGAACAGAGTAAACATGTGGCATTTATCACCCTTGGGGACTGCATGACCTACTCCACCTACGGATATCTGATTAAATATATTAAACGTCTGGCCCCCCACATTGAGATCTGTTCCATTCCCGGCATTACCTCTTACCAGGCGGCAGCGGCCCGCATCAACACGCCTCTGGTGGAAGGCGAAGAGTCCATGGTCCTTTTCTCCGGTGTCATGGGCGGGGACAAGTTCCGGCAGATCAGCGACCATGCGGACAATGTGATTTTCCTCAAAGCGTATAAAAATGCCGGAGACATTGCCAAGGCCCTGGATGAGGCCGGTAGGGCCGGCAAAAGTGTGGGCATCGTTAAATGCGGGCTTGAAGATGAGCAGATCGTCAGCGATGTGAATACGTTTGCCGGGAAAAAACCCGATTACTGGACCCTGATCATATCCAAGAAAAACGGACATTGCGTTGAATCCTAG
- a CDS encoding nucleoside recognition protein, which translates to MNPRKKKNNGLALLIGFLITVVVLGAGLAWVDGVTAAKLPKRLLLPLCRMLAFVCIGLVAAQAIDDTGWTRKLGALAAPVFRFANLGTRCSAAFTAAFFSGVSANAMLLDFYKEKQITRRQLFLTNFINQFPAFFLHLPMTFFIVVPLTQTAGLLYFLLTFLATCVRTFLFVLFGRFFVKAPNSGAVEGDDVQAGKAQGSSNEKKPLIQTLKKKLPARFIRVMAFVVPVYTVVYVLTAAGAFDAIETFMTRFAVQQFVPAQSLSVVVLSFASEFTAGFAAAGALMDAGTITVKQTVIALLLGNIIAFPIRAIRHQLPRYMGIFSPGMGLSMLLMGQAFRVASIVFVGLVYWFVG; encoded by the coding sequence TTGAATCCTAGAAAAAAAAAGAATAATGGCCTGGCGCTTTTAATCGGTTTTTTGATTACGGTCGTCGTGCTTGGTGCAGGCCTTGCCTGGGTGGATGGCGTCACTGCGGCGAAGCTGCCGAAACGTCTGCTGCTGCCCCTTTGCCGGATGCTGGCCTTTGTCTGCATCGGCCTTGTGGCGGCCCAGGCCATTGATGACACGGGCTGGACCCGAAAACTTGGCGCCCTGGCGGCTCCGGTATTCCGGTTTGCCAACTTAGGCACCCGCTGCTCTGCGGCATTTACCGCCGCCTTTTTTTCAGGGGTGTCGGCCAATGCCATGCTTCTGGATTTTTACAAGGAAAAGCAGATCACCCGGCGTCAGCTCTTTTTGACCAATTTTATCAATCAGTTTCCGGCGTTTTTTCTGCACCTGCCCATGACGTTTTTTATTGTGGTGCCATTAACCCAGACAGCAGGGTTACTCTATTTTCTTTTAACATTTCTGGCCACCTGTGTGCGCACGTTTTTGTTTGTCCTGTTCGGTCGCTTTTTTGTAAAAGCCCCAAATTCAGGGGCGGTTGAGGGTGATGATGTTCAGGCCGGAAAGGCCCAGGGATCTTCAAACGAGAAGAAACCGCTGATACAGACTTTAAAAAAAAAACTGCCCGCCAGGTTTATACGGGTGATGGCCTTTGTGGTGCCGGTTTACACCGTGGTCTATGTGCTGACTGCGGCAGGCGCTTTTGATGCAATAGAGACCTTTATGACCCGGTTTGCCGTGCAACAGTTTGTCCCGGCTCAGTCTCTGAGCGTGGTGGTTTTAAGTTTTGCCTCGGAGTTCACCGCAGGGTTTGCTGCGGCCGGTGCCTTGATGGATGCCGGCACCATCACCGTGAAGCAGACCGTGATCGCACTGCTTTTAGGCAATATCATCGCGTTTCCCATTCGGGCCATCCGGCATCAGCTGCCCCGGTACATGGGCATTTTTTCACCGGGCATGGGACTTTCCATGCTGTTGATGGGCCAGGCATTCAGGGTGGCAAGTATTGTTTTCGTGGGACTGGTATATTGGTTTGTCGGATAG
- the cbiD gene encoding cobalt-precorrin-5B (C(1))-methyltransferase CbiD yields the protein MSDREKHNLRQGFTTGTAAAAAVKASLVYLFSGKVPGSVNINLLNGQTLEVIVDSVSSCNDFVRAVVVKDAGDDPDITHRARIGAVVGLTDDPGTVQITGGQGVGVVTKPGLEVPPGEPAINQGPRKMIREAVLQVLGQYSSNSGVSAEIFVENGEVLAEKTLNRRLGIEGGLSILGTTGLVKPLSHEAYTATIRSALSVSRACGCEHVVLTTGRRSERFSQNFFTDLYNEHPEAFIQIGDFFGMSMECLAEHKIPNATLAVFFGKALKMAQGFVHTHAAKSDLTMDWLAEVVKKETGNTDLTRKVLTANTARHAFGMVWPDYPEVLENVGAAMIRSAEKFCPAPCRFRAVIYDFQGTVAFDSHRRF from the coding sequence TTGTCGGATAGAGAAAAACATAATTTACGCCAGGGATTTACCACGGGTACGGCTGCTGCTGCGGCTGTCAAAGCGTCCCTGGTGTACCTGTTTTCAGGTAAGGTCCCCGGATCGGTAAACATCAACCTGCTTAACGGGCAGACGCTTGAGGTTATTGTCGATTCGGTATCTTCATGCAATGATTTTGTCCGGGCCGTGGTGGTAAAGGATGCCGGGGATGACCCGGACATTACCCATCGGGCAAGAATCGGTGCCGTGGTGGGGTTGACAGATGATCCGGGGACGGTTCAGATCACCGGAGGTCAAGGTGTGGGTGTGGTCACCAAACCGGGTCTTGAAGTGCCGCCGGGTGAGCCTGCCATCAATCAAGGCCCCCGGAAAATGATCCGTGAAGCCGTCCTTCAGGTACTCGGTCAATATAGCTCCAATTCTGGTGTGAGCGCTGAAATTTTTGTGGAGAACGGCGAAGTTCTGGCCGAAAAAACCTTGAACCGTCGGCTGGGCATAGAAGGGGGCTTGTCCATTCTGGGCACCACAGGGCTTGTTAAGCCCTTGTCCCACGAAGCCTACACTGCCACCATTCGGTCCGCCTTATCCGTGTCCCGGGCGTGCGGGTGCGAACATGTGGTTTTGACCACGGGACGGCGATCCGAGCGGTTTTCCCAAAATTTTTTTACCGACCTGTACAACGAACACCCAGAGGCTTTCATACAGATCGGGGATTTTTTCGGCATGTCCATGGAATGCCTGGCTGAACACAAGATTCCTAACGCCACCTTGGCTGTGTTTTTTGGCAAAGCCCTGAAAATGGCCCAGGGGTTTGTTCATACCCATGCCGCCAAGTCAGATCTAACCATGGACTGGCTGGCGGAGGTGGTTAAAAAAGAGACTGGCAACACGGACTTGACTCGCAAGGTTTTAACCGCAAACACGGCCCGGCATGCCTTTGGGATGGTCTGGCCCGATTACCCGGAGGTGCTGGAAAACGTAGGCGCTGCCATGATCCGATCTGCCGAAAAATTTTGCCCGGCACCGTGTCGGTTCAGGGCGGTGATTTATGATTTCCAAGGGACCGTTGCCTTTGATTCGCATCGGCGATTTTGA
- a CDS encoding TetR family transcriptional regulator C-terminal domain-containing protein, protein MDQPLEKRPESARARQKQATRQKLIDTTIELIAQGGLARVTLPRVAESAGLSRGICNYHFHTKEQLLLDTFMTVYREHETAWKKALCDQDTPAPLRLKEFIRILLVPPVADTDKVAVWMAFWGEAAGRRTYLDLCTARDKDFEKAVARALYEIDPTPSHQHAMSPEDIAVALTGMIDGFWVQYLIAPGRLSPEHAISACIAYLSHFYPQMLLDI, encoded by the coding sequence ATGGACCAACCCCTTGAAAAGCGCCCCGAATCGGCAAGAGCCAGACAAAAGCAGGCCACACGCCAAAAACTGATCGACACCACCATTGAACTGATTGCCCAAGGCGGTCTTGCACGGGTGACCCTGCCCCGGGTGGCAGAAAGTGCAGGACTTTCCCGGGGGATCTGCAACTACCATTTTCACACCAAGGAACAGCTGCTCTTAGATACCTTTATGACCGTGTACCGGGAACATGAAACCGCCTGGAAAAAAGCACTTTGTGACCAGGACACCCCTGCCCCCCTGCGCCTTAAGGAATTCATCCGCATTCTGTTGGTCCCGCCGGTGGCAGACACCGACAAAGTGGCGGTATGGATGGCGTTCTGGGGAGAGGCGGCCGGCCGAAGAACCTATCTGGATCTTTGCACAGCCAGGGATAAGGATTTTGAGAAGGCTGTGGCCCGGGCGCTTTATGAAATTGATCCCACCCCATCTCATCAGCATGCCATGTCCCCCGAAGATATTGCCGTTGCGCTCACCGGCATGATCGACGGATTCTGGGTACAGTATCTCATCGCACCGGGCCGCTTAAGCCCGGAACACGCCATATCGGCATGTATAGCCTATCTGTCCCATTTTTATCCCCAAATGTTGCTGGATATTTAG
- a CDS encoding aspartate aminotransferase family protein, which yields MTFERVISQSRLDTLMAREVKTYESRTPKSRKAFDQAGSVLLNGVPMPWMGDWGTAYPLFMSHAGGNRITDIDGNEYIDFCLGDTGAMFGHSPAATAEAVTRQVQRGITTMLPTEDAAWVGQELKSRFGLPFWQVAMTATEANRYVIRICRTLTKRPKILVFNECYHGSIDEALVHMGPDGELALRSPYDINPGIPKDALTRVVEFNDIEALEEALGHEDVACVLAEPVMTNCGMVLPAPGYHEKLREVCTRTGTLLIIDETHTQSSGPGGYTAAHGLEPDFVTLGKCIAGGIPVAVYGFTAQVAQDINRSFGHKGVADPMGIGGTLSGNAFAVNAMKATLEHVATPEAFERMIRGGNLMADGLEAIIEKHGLPWSVTRCGARAELQFVPDQPVCGSQAKAAFDWPMIYYTHLFLVNRGLMITPFHNMMLVPPMATDDDINALISGWDDCMAALS from the coding sequence ATGACCTTTGAACGGGTGATCAGTCAATCCCGGCTTGATACGCTGATGGCACGGGAAGTAAAAACCTATGAATCCCGAACCCCCAAGAGCCGTAAGGCCTTTGACCAGGCAGGCAGTGTGTTGTTAAACGGGGTGCCCATGCCCTGGATGGGTGACTGGGGGACCGCCTATCCATTGTTTATGTCTCATGCCGGGGGCAACCGGATCACGGACATTGACGGCAATGAATATATTGATTTCTGCCTGGGTGACACCGGCGCCATGTTCGGACACAGTCCGGCAGCCACCGCTGAAGCTGTTACCCGCCAGGTCCAGCGGGGCATCACCACCATGCTGCCCACCGAAGATGCCGCATGGGTGGGACAGGAGCTTAAATCCCGGTTCGGCCTGCCTTTCTGGCAGGTGGCCATGACGGCCACTGAAGCTAACCGATACGTCATCCGCATCTGCCGCACCCTGACCAAACGGCCTAAAATTCTTGTGTTTAACGAGTGCTACCACGGCAGCATTGACGAAGCCCTGGTTCATATGGGGCCCGATGGTGAATTGGCCCTGCGTTCACCCTATGATATTAATCCGGGGATTCCCAAGGACGCCTTGACCCGGGTGGTGGAGTTCAACGATATTGAGGCACTGGAAGAGGCGTTGGGCCATGAAGATGTGGCCTGTGTGCTGGCCGAGCCTGTGATGACCAACTGCGGTATGGTGCTGCCTGCACCGGGCTATCATGAAAAGCTGCGGGAGGTTTGTACCCGCACGGGCACCCTCTTAATCATCGACGAGACCCATACCCAGTCTTCGGGTCCGGGGGGCTATACCGCAGCCCACGGCCTTGAGCCCGATTTTGTCACCCTGGGCAAATGCATTGCGGGCGGTATCCCCGTGGCGGTTTACGGATTTACGGCCCAGGTGGCCCAAGATATTAACCGATCCTTTGGACACAAAGGCGTGGCAGACCCCATGGGTATCGGCGGCACCTTGTCCGGTAACGCATTTGCCGTGAACGCCATGAAAGCCACCCTGGAACATGTGGCCACCCCCGAGGCGTTTGAGCGAATGATCCGGGGCGGCAACCTCATGGCTGACGGCCTTGAAGCAATTATAGAAAAACACGGGCTTCCCTGGAGCGTCACCCGGTGCGGCGCCCGGGCTGAACTGCAGTTCGTGCCAGATCAGCCCGTGTGCGGCAGCCAGGCCAAAGCCGCCTTCGACTGGCCCATGATCTATTATACCCACCTGTTCCTGGTCAATCGGGGTTTGATGATTACCCCCTTTCACAATATGATGCTGGTCCCCCCCATGGCCACTGACGACGATATAAACGCCCTGATTTCCGGGTGGGATGACTGTATGGCGGCGTTGTCATGA
- a CDS encoding SDR family NAD(P)-dependent oxidoreductase has translation MNPNRFAGRTALITGCGSSTGIGFAAAKNLLAGGAKVAITSTTSRIMERQAELDPGKARVKAYVADLTNRNETEELAAAVKADFGRLDILVNNAGMAQVGDGETFDHLAGLNYQDWDKAIDRNLTTCFNITRNVLPFMIVNGYGRIVNVSSVTGPLVSNPGEAPYGAAKAAMVGMSRALAIETAASGITVNNVAPGWIGTGSATPQEKIAAENTPMKRAGTPDEVADLIAFLASDEAAYITGQVMVIDGGNTIQEYKGPSDQYY, from the coding sequence ATGAACCCCAACCGTTTTGCCGGACGAACGGCCCTGATCACCGGATGCGGCAGCAGCACCGGCATTGGTTTTGCTGCGGCCAAAAATCTTCTGGCAGGCGGGGCAAAGGTGGCGATCACCTCCACCACTTCGCGTATCATGGAAAGACAGGCGGAACTTGACCCTGGCAAAGCGCGGGTCAAGGCGTATGTGGCGGACCTTACCAATCGCAATGAAACCGAAGAGCTGGCTGCCGCCGTCAAAGCCGATTTCGGGCGGCTGGATATCCTGGTGAACAACGCCGGCATGGCCCAGGTGGGGGACGGCGAAACCTTTGACCACCTGGCAGGTTTAAACTACCAGGATTGGGACAAGGCCATTGACCGTAATTTGACCACCTGTTTCAACATTACCCGCAACGTGCTTCCCTTTATGATTGTCAACGGTTACGGCAGAATTGTCAATGTCTCTTCGGTGACAGGGCCTTTGGTGAGCAATCCCGGCGAGGCCCCCTATGGTGCGGCCAAAGCCGCCATGGTGGGCATGAGCCGGGCCCTGGCCATTGAAACTGCCGCCTCAGGCATTACGGTGAACAATGTGGCCCCGGGCTGGATCGGTACGGGCTCTGCCACGCCCCAGGAGAAAATCGCGGCGGAAAATACCCCCATGAAACGGGCCGGTACCCCCGACGAGGTGGCGGACCTGATTGCGTTTCTGGCATCGGATGAAGCCGCCTATATCACGGGGCAGGTGATGGTAATTGACGGGGGTAATACCATTCAGGAGTATAAGGGGCCAAGTGATCAATACTATTAA
- a CDS encoding SDR family oxidoreductase: MDNNKNQSKSILITGGSGGVGAATAGLFLSHGHRVMLLDINEDRLSDTRDRLARELEDTDQRIKTALCDVTDVQACQDAVNIAVAAFGGLDVLVNTAGVWVEGDSTQSTEKEWDWVMDVNLKGTYFMCVKAIPALKKTRGCIINLSSDAGVLGDTGAAIYCASKGGVNLLTRALALEFARDLVRINAVCPSDIMSPMLQYQADTYGNGDTQAYFKDLLKRYPQKDQARFIKPEEIASFIFYLASESARPITGATLSMDYGTTAGL, translated from the coding sequence ATGGATAATAATAAGAATCAATCCAAAAGCATATTGATCACCGGCGGGTCCGGCGGGGTGGGCGCGGCCACAGCGGGCCTGTTTCTCTCCCACGGCCACCGGGTGATGCTTTTGGACATCAACGAAGACAGACTTAGTGACACCCGGGACCGGCTGGCCCGGGAATTGGAAGATACCGACCAACGGATAAAAACCGCGCTGTGCGACGTAACAGACGTGCAAGCATGCCAAGATGCGGTGAACATTGCAGTGGCGGCCTTTGGCGGTCTGGATGTCCTGGTGAATACTGCAGGGGTCTGGGTGGAGGGCGACAGCACCCAAAGCACCGAAAAAGAGTGGGACTGGGTCATGGACGTGAACCTTAAAGGCACCTATTTCATGTGCGTCAAGGCGATCCCGGCCCTGAAAAAGACCCGAGGGTGCATCATTAACTTAAGTTCCGATGCCGGCGTGCTCGGGGATACCGGGGCGGCCATCTATTGCGCCAGCAAAGGCGGGGTCAATCTATTGACCCGGGCTTTGGCCCTGGAATTTGCACGGGATTTGGTGCGCATCAATGCAGTGTGCCCTTCGGATATCATGTCCCCCATGCTCCAGTACCAGGCCGACACATACGGCAACGGGGATACCCAAGCCTATTTCAAGGATCTGTTGAAACGTTATCCCCAAAAAGATCAGGCGCGGTTTATTAAACCCGAAGAGATCGCCTCTTTTATCTTTTATCTGGCCTCGGAATCCGCACGGCCCATCACCGGCGCTACGCTCTCCATGGACTACGGCACCACAGCCGGGTTATAA
- a CDS encoding DctP family TRAP transporter solute-binding subunit translates to MWKITISIIFCSILFSPVANGLCQDASHVMRIGIGNPEKANSFSWTPFSVLKKEVEERSGGRFRIELYSQSMGTSSLDMVDMVLDGPVHARDFADGHVSTLYPPLQVLSIPYLFADREIAWEVLDGAFGQLLIEDMAQKTGLRPLYWIENGGFRHYSNNKRPIRSPDDMKGLKIRTMESPVHMKIVSDLGGQAVPISWGKVYEAIESGIVDGQENSIGTFMIPHFENIQKYIVMDAHVYGTYTLLMNDAWYQKLPEDMKKILAQAKKVSAAANRGLCVANEREGIKYLKSKGVDIYFPTPDQMEMFKNRTRKSAVEWLRQNVGDEWVSKVLAATQNAEKKLGYRR, encoded by the coding sequence ATGTGGAAAATAACGATCAGTATCATTTTTTGTTCAATACTTTTCAGCCCTGTTGCGAATGGCCTTTGCCAGGACGCTTCCCATGTGATGAGAATCGGCATTGGCAATCCTGAAAAGGCGAACAGTTTCAGCTGGACTCCTTTTTCCGTATTGAAAAAGGAAGTAGAGGAAAGATCCGGCGGTCGCTTCAGGATTGAACTCTATTCCCAGAGCATGGGAACGTCATCCCTGGACATGGTGGATATGGTTCTGGACGGGCCGGTTCATGCCAGGGATTTTGCCGACGGCCATGTCTCCACCCTTTATCCGCCGCTTCAGGTCTTGTCCATCCCTTATCTTTTTGCAGACCGGGAAATTGCCTGGGAGGTCCTGGACGGAGCGTTTGGGCAGCTATTGATCGAGGATATGGCCCAAAAAACCGGTCTTAGGCCTCTGTACTGGATTGAGAACGGCGGATTCCGGCACTATTCAAACAACAAGCGACCCATCCGAAGCCCGGATGATATGAAGGGATTGAAAATCAGAACCATGGAAAGCCCTGTTCACATGAAAATCGTTTCCGATTTAGGGGGGCAGGCCGTTCCCATTTCATGGGGCAAGGTATATGAAGCCATTGAATCTGGAATTGTGGACGGCCAGGAGAACTCCATCGGGACATTCATGATTCCTCACTTTGAAAATATTCAAAAATACATTGTCATGGATGCCCACGTCTACGGGACCTACACCCTTTTGATGAATGACGCCTGGTACCAAAAGCTTCCAGAGGATATGAAAAAGATCCTGGCCCAGGCTAAAAAGGTTTCCGCCGCTGCAAACCGTGGTCTTTGCGTGGCCAACGAGCGTGAAGGAATTAAATATCTTAAAAGCAAGGGCGTGGACATCTATTTTCCCACGCCGGATCAGATGGAGATGTTTAAAAACAGGACCCGAAAAAGTGCTGTGGAATGGCTGAGGCAGAATGTCGGGGATGAATGGGTGAGCAAAGTTCTTGCGGCAACGCAAAATGCTGAAAAAAAGCTGGGCTACAGGCGTTGA